The proteins below come from a single Streptomyces tubercidicus genomic window:
- a CDS encoding helix-turn-helix transcriptional regulator yields MDRRELAGFLRSRRERIAPADVGLPAGPRRRTPGLRREEVAQLAFISTEYYTRLEQARAPHPSREVLAQLARALRLSDAERDHLHHLAGTPPGPPPGPSREVRQSIVDLLRRLPEAAAIVVSATYEVIAWNDLAAALMEDFSVLSRRDRNLLRRAFLGPHRNGRRLYGVSDADEFARTAAQQLRAAAARYPDDPEVTGLVSELLSGSDEFARLWAAHDVAARPTLCKTFAHALVGPVSVNCDVLDIADRDQRVVIYTAAPGSPSEEALRLLSVVGTQRMEVPG; encoded by the coding sequence ATGGATCGACGAGAACTGGCCGGCTTCCTGCGGAGCAGACGCGAGCGCATCGCCCCCGCCGACGTGGGGCTGCCCGCCGGGCCGCGCCGCCGTACGCCGGGACTGCGCCGCGAGGAGGTGGCGCAGCTGGCGTTCATCTCGACCGAGTACTACACGCGCCTGGAGCAGGCCCGCGCCCCGCACCCCTCCCGTGAGGTGCTGGCCCAACTCGCCCGCGCGCTGCGCCTGTCGGACGCCGAGCGCGACCACCTCCACCACCTCGCCGGCACCCCGCCCGGACCGCCGCCCGGCCCGTCGCGGGAGGTACGGCAGAGCATCGTCGACCTGCTGCGGCGGTTGCCGGAGGCCGCGGCGATCGTGGTGTCGGCGACGTATGAGGTCATCGCCTGGAACGACCTGGCCGCCGCCCTGATGGAGGACTTCTCCGTCCTGTCGCGCCGCGACCGCAACCTCCTCCGGCGCGCCTTCCTGGGCCCGCACCGGAACGGCCGGCGGCTGTACGGCGTCTCGGACGCGGACGAGTTCGCCCGGACCGCGGCCCAGCAGCTGCGCGCCGCCGCGGCCCGCTACCCCGACGACCCGGAGGTGACCGGCCTGGTCAGCGAACTCCTGTCCGGCAGCGACGAGTTCGCCCGGCTCTGGGCCGCCCACGACGTGGCCGCCCGGCCCACTCTCTGCAAGACCTTCGCCCACGCCCTCGTCGGCCCCGTCTCCGTCAACTGCGACGTCCTGGACATCGCGGACCGGGACCAGCGAGTCGTCATTTACACCGCGGCCCCCGGCTCCCCGTCGGAAGAGGCACTGCGGCTGCTGTCCGTCGTCGGGACGCAGCGGATGGAGGTGCCTGGCTGA